From Coffea arabica cultivar ET-39 chromosome 2e, Coffea Arabica ET-39 HiFi, whole genome shotgun sequence, the proteins below share one genomic window:
- the LOC113729959 gene encoding probable WRKY transcription factor 53 yields the protein MENSADWELGNLINELMLGRELAKQLQVRINAPSSSPESRELLVHKIINSYEKVLNMLKSNAAVRVGEREQSTGTTIAMSESRSRQNTGLAIGMPDSPRSLSASPHSDDSDREFRDQDSRDVTRKRKAMPRWTKHVQVCPGMGLEGPLDDGFSWRKYGQKDILGAKHPRGYYRCTHRHVQGCLATKQVQRSDEDPTIFEVTYRGRHTCNQGSEPKPPSAAAEKPETSSQGKHRQVTSQPQQNQQGILLSFQRDLKVNTKDLDSHNQHFPTFDFASTSTTKPETHPFLPSLTDNNFAGDLSPPFMTPLTSGSDYFPVSPTHISSYAENQNSYASESEFTGLISAATSTTNSPTVGSDFPFSQIGFDTNFTFDNSRFFS from the exons ATGGAGAATTCAGCAGATTGGGAGCTTGGGAATCTGATAAATGAGCTAATGCTAGGGAGGGAGTTGGCTAAGCAGCTTCAGGTTCGTATCAATGCCCCATCTTCTTCACCCGAGAGTCGTGAATTGTTGGTTCACAAGATAATCAACTCCTACGAGAAGGTGTTGAACATGCTCAAAAGTAATGCCGCTGTCAGAGTGGGAGAGAGGGAACAAAGTACAGGGACAACCATCGCAATGTCTGAATCCCGCTCCCGCCAAAATACAGGGTTGGCAATTGGAATGCCTGATTCCCCAAGATCCTTGAGCGCAAGTCCGCACAGTGATGATTCTGATAGAGAATTCAGGGATCAGGACTCCAGAGACGTCACCAGGAAGAG GAAGGCTATGCCACGGTGGACAAAACACGTTCAAGTTTGTCCTGGGATGGGACTTGAAGGGCCTCTAGATGATGGCTTCAGTTGGAGAAAGTATGGGCAGAAAGATATTCTTGGAGCCAAACACCCAAG AGGTTACTACAGGTGCACTCACCGACACGTCCAAGGCTGTCTGGCTACAAAACAAGTTCAAAGATCTGATGAGGACCCAACAATATTCGAAGTTACATACCGTGGAAGGCATACATGTAACCAGGGTTCTGAGCCAAAACCACCTTCAGCAGCAGCTGAAAAGCCTGAAACTAGCTCGCAAGGGAAACATCGACAGGTGACCTCTCAACCGCAACAAAATCAACAGGGAATACTCTTGAGTTTCCAACGAGACCTAAAAGTTAACACCAAGGACCTAGACTCCCACAACCAACATTTCCCTACATTTGACTTCGCTTCAACATCAACTACAAAGCCAGAAACTCATCCTTTCTTGCCATCTCTGACTGATAACAACTTTGCAGGAGATTTGTCTCCTCCATTCATGACTCCCCTAACATCAGGGTCAGACTACTTCCCGGTTTCACCAACTCACATAAGCAGTTATGCAGAAAACCAAAACTCGTATGCTTCGGAGTCAGAATTTACAGGCTTGATCTCAGCAGCAACTTCCACTACAAATTCTCCCACTGTTGGCTCAGACTTCCCATTCAGTCAGATTGGCTTTGACACGAACTTTACATTTGATAATTCAAGGTTCTTTTCCTAG